One stretch of Hevea brasiliensis isolate MT/VB/25A 57/8 chromosome 12, ASM3005281v1, whole genome shotgun sequence DNA includes these proteins:
- the LOC110640406 gene encoding WAT1-related protein At4g08290 yields MGNLSEVLYKIKPYFLMVFLQFGSAGNYIISMVTLNHGMNRYVLIVYRNAIAALVLAPFALLLERKIRPKMTFPVFLQIMALGCLEPILDQGFSYLGMQYTSASYASAIMNAVPSVTFVIAVIFRLERIRIKEIRSLAKVIGTLVTFGGALLMALYKGPLIHLISSSKSSHHENSAHNSDKHWVAGTLLILVGCVSWSAFYILQSVTLKKYPAEISLSSLICLAGTVQSLAVALVVAHHPSAWAVGWDTRLLAPVYTGIIASGITYYVQGLVMKTRGPVFVTAFNPLCMIIVAALGSIILAEKLYLGSIIGGIIIAIGLYSVVWGKSKDYSSQVPTSMTQKELPITAIDGTNKTVISRPSTNSELSSYMCDGNPNCSIIGSSRQCAH; encoded by the exons ATGGGAAATCTAAGTGAAGTGTTGTACAAGATAAAACCTTATTTCCTTATGGTGTTCTTGCAATTTGGATCGGCAGGCAATTATATAATCAGTATGGTAACTCTCAACCATGGCATGAATCGCTATGTGCTCATTGTCTATCGCAACGCTATCGCTGCTCTTGTTCTTGCTCCTTTCGCTTTGCTTCTTGAAAG GAAAATAAGGCCAAAGATGACTTTCCCAGTCTTCTTACAAATAATGGCATTGGGATGTTTAGA GCCAATCCTGGACCAAGGCTTCAGTTACTTGGGGATGCAATACACATCAGCATCTTATGCATCTGCTATCATGAATGCTGTTCCTTCAGTCACCTTTGTAATTGCTGTGATTTTTCG GTTAGAGCGCATAAGGATCAAGGAGATACGCAGCCTAGCAAAGGTAATTGGAACCCTGGTTACTTTCGGAGGAGCTCTGCTTATGGCACTTTACAAGGGCCCTCTTATTCATCTAATATCCTCAAGCAAATCATCCCATcatgaaaattctgctcacaattCCGATAAACATTGGGTCGCTGGGACGCTATTGATACTTGTAGGCTGTGTCTCCTGGTCTGCCTTCTACATTTTGCAG TCCGTAACCTTAAAGAAGTACCCGGCGGAGATCTCTCTGTCGTCGTTGATATGCTTGGCCGGCACCGTTCAGAGCTTGGCCGTAGCACTGGTGGTTGCTCACCACCCCAGCGCATGGGCTGTTGGCTGGGACACCAGGCTCCTGGCTCCTGTCTACACT GGGATAATTGCCTCTGGAATCACATACTACGTGCAAGGACTTGTAATGAAGACTAGAGGTCCAGTATTTGTTACAGCATTTAACCCTCTGTGCATGATCATTGTTGCGGCTCTTGGGTCTATTATTTTAGCTGAAAAGCTTTATCTTGGAAG TATCATTGGAGGGATAATAATAGCAATCGGGCTATACTCTGTTGTGTGGGGAAAAAGTAAAGACTATTCAAGCCAAGTGCCAACATCAATGACTCAAAAGGAACTACCAATTACAGCAATTGATGGGACTAATAAAACGGTCATCTCCAGGCCAAGTACCAATTCAGAATTGTCTAGTTATATGTGTGATGGAAACCCAAATTGCTCCATTATTGGCAGTAGCAGACAGTGTGCTCATTAA
- the LOC110640432 gene encoding WAT1-related protein At1g44800 isoform X1 translates to MADRNPCRSLCHGLAKAKPFLAMVSLQFGYSGMYVIAMVSLKHGMSHYILALYRHVVATLVIAPFALVLERKIRPKLTLPIFLRIMVLGFLEPVLDQNLYYLGMKYTSATFASASINVLPAITFILAIIFRLERINVKKVHDVAKIVGTGITVAGAMVMTLYKGPIIDFIMSHGGSHHGSSTSEPTDQHWVIGTLMLLASCCGWASFFILQSFTLKQYPAELSLTALICLMGMVQGATVSLVMERDPTAWKIGFDSRLLAAAYSGVVCSGIAYYVQAIVIKQRGPVFATSFSPLCMIITAAMGTIILAEQLHLGSVIGAVLIVVGLYTVVWGKSKDRTISTTPALTDENKNGTLDFANADDAKSATNFDISIHNETSQIPAKSTPLPV, encoded by the exons ATGGCAGACAGAAACCCATGTAGGTCTTTGTGCCATGGGCTCGCCAAAGCTAAACCTTTCCTTGCAATGGTCTCTCTGCAATTTGGGTATTCAGGAATGTATGTTATCGCCATGGTTTCTCTGAAACATGGCATGAGCCATTACATACTTGCTTTGTATCGTCATGTAGTTGCAACTCTTGTCATCGCACCTTTTGCACTTGTTCTTGAAAG GAAAATAAGGCCAAAGTTGACACTCCCTATCTTCCTAAGAATAATGGTGCTTGGTTTTCTAGA GCCAGTGCTTGATCAGAATTTGTACTATTTGGGAATGAAGTACACATCAGCAACATTTGCATCTGCTTCAATCAATGTCCTTCCAGCCATAACCTTTATATTAGCAATTATTTTCAG GTTGGAAAGGATTAACGTGAAGAAGGTACATGATGTAGCCAAGATTGTTGGAACAGGTATCACAGTTGCAGGAGCAATGGTTATGACTTTGTACAAAGGTCCAATCATCGATTTCATAATGTCACATGGAGGAAGCCACCATGGAAGCAGCACTAGTGAACCCACTGATCAGCATTGGGTTATAGGGACACTAATGCTCCTGGCCAGTTGCTGTGGCTGGGCAAGTTTCTTTATATTGCAA TCATTTACGTTGAAGCAATACCCAGCAGAGCTCTCTCTCACAGCTTTGATATGCTTGATGGGTATGGTGCAAGGAGCAACCGTGTCTCTTGTGATGGAACGTGACCCAACTGCCTGGAAAATAGGCTTCGACTCCAGGCTTCTTGCTGCTGCTTACTCT GGAGTGGTTTGCTCTGGGATTGCATATTACGTGCAAGCAATTGTAATCAAGCAAAGAGGCCCTGTTTTTGCAacctctttcagccctctgtgcaTGATCATTACTGCAGCCATGGGAACTATTATTCTAGCTGAGCAACTTCACCTTGGAAG TGTGATTGGAGCAGTTCTCATAGTTGTTGGCCTTTACACTGTTGTGTGGGGTAAAAGCAAGGATCGGACAATCTCAACAACACCAGCATTGACAGATGAGAATAAAAATGGCACCCTTGATTTTGCGAACGCTGATGATGCTAAATCAGCGACCAATTTTGATATTAGCATCCACAATGAAACTTCTCAGATTCCAGCGAAGAGCACCCCGCTGCCTGTGTGA
- the LOC110640432 gene encoding WAT1-related protein At1g44800 isoform X2: protein MADRNPCRSLCHGLAKAKPFLAMVSLQFGYSGMYVIAMVSLKHGMSHYILALYRHVVATLVIAPFALVLERKIRPKLTLPIFLRIMVLGFLELERINVKKVHDVAKIVGTGITVAGAMVMTLYKGPIIDFIMSHGGSHHGSSTSEPTDQHWVIGTLMLLASCCGWASFFILQSFTLKQYPAELSLTALICLMGMVQGATVSLVMERDPTAWKIGFDSRLLAAAYSGVVCSGIAYYVQAIVIKQRGPVFATSFSPLCMIITAAMGTIILAEQLHLGSVIGAVLIVVGLYTVVWGKSKDRTISTTPALTDENKNGTLDFANADDAKSATNFDISIHNETSQIPAKSTPLPV from the exons ATGGCAGACAGAAACCCATGTAGGTCTTTGTGCCATGGGCTCGCCAAAGCTAAACCTTTCCTTGCAATGGTCTCTCTGCAATTTGGGTATTCAGGAATGTATGTTATCGCCATGGTTTCTCTGAAACATGGCATGAGCCATTACATACTTGCTTTGTATCGTCATGTAGTTGCAACTCTTGTCATCGCACCTTTTGCACTTGTTCTTGAAAG GAAAATAAGGCCAAAGTTGACACTCCCTATCTTCCTAAGAATAATGGTGCTTGGTTTTCTAGA GTTGGAAAGGATTAACGTGAAGAAGGTACATGATGTAGCCAAGATTGTTGGAACAGGTATCACAGTTGCAGGAGCAATGGTTATGACTTTGTACAAAGGTCCAATCATCGATTTCATAATGTCACATGGAGGAAGCCACCATGGAAGCAGCACTAGTGAACCCACTGATCAGCATTGGGTTATAGGGACACTAATGCTCCTGGCCAGTTGCTGTGGCTGGGCAAGTTTCTTTATATTGCAA TCATTTACGTTGAAGCAATACCCAGCAGAGCTCTCTCTCACAGCTTTGATATGCTTGATGGGTATGGTGCAAGGAGCAACCGTGTCTCTTGTGATGGAACGTGACCCAACTGCCTGGAAAATAGGCTTCGACTCCAGGCTTCTTGCTGCTGCTTACTCT GGAGTGGTTTGCTCTGGGATTGCATATTACGTGCAAGCAATTGTAATCAAGCAAAGAGGCCCTGTTTTTGCAacctctttcagccctctgtgcaTGATCATTACTGCAGCCATGGGAACTATTATTCTAGCTGAGCAACTTCACCTTGGAAG TGTGATTGGAGCAGTTCTCATAGTTGTTGGCCTTTACACTGTTGTGTGGGGTAAAAGCAAGGATCGGACAATCTCAACAACACCAGCATTGACAGATGAGAATAAAAATGGCACCCTTGATTTTGCGAACGCTGATGATGCTAAATCAGCGACCAATTTTGATATTAGCATCCACAATGAAACTTCTCAGATTCCAGCGAAGAGCACCCCGCTGCCTGTGTGA